The following proteins are co-located in the Triticum aestivum cultivar Chinese Spring chromosome 1A, IWGSC CS RefSeq v2.1, whole genome shotgun sequence genome:
- the LOC123064089 gene encoding protein STICHEL-like 3, with translation MPAPPESAAGGSSGEHLRGHAHLTNCIHLRHHHAHGHGSASGRRRSPPESSASLMRDLLAMQRSRSLRDPSTRRSVDSSSRVAAEPPEDDPPAPAPGRGALKTLLDQLAEDPRPSARRPRRRFRRGAGRRAAPAAADAGGLDRAGAFSANSSSQEAVCGNRYFFGAGAGSDDSEGLQPRPRPQASQDSRNVCGIPWNWSRLHHRSKSILDMAGRSLSCGLSDPKSAAAARRSLAATSCGAYADGSRSHPHFPVTARLTSSTSSDSDSLPLLAEGARNGIRAISRSFSGELGIFSNQSSELDSDLMSEARSGQKSRGSQRGRHRSLTQKYAPRTFKDVVGQSLVVQALSNAILKRKIGSVYVFYGPHGTGKTSCARVFAKALNCHSPEHPKPCDTCASCIAHNLGKSRSLVEIGPVGNIDLDSIVDILDNVMLSPLPAHHRVFIVDDCNTLPPDTWSVISKVVERAPRRVVFVLISPNLDLPHIIMSRCQKFFFPKLKECDIVNTLQWICTSDGLDVDRDALKLIASRSDGSLRDAEMTLDQLSLLGQRITMPLVQELAGLVSDDKLVNLLDLALSADTANTVKALRDITETGVEPLSLMSQVATIITDILAGTYTFTQERIRRRFFKRPTLSKEDMEKLRQALKTLSEAEKQLRVSNDKMTWLTAALLQLAPDKQYVLPSSSTSTSFNQGLPTYPDGDIARNSGPHGLSRASDQENLQYRRNANLGICSSHVTANNYHGGRRLREHTPDGHMLSTSATRMNEGSKCSKTDNEMIWQAVLENVESDSLRKMMAKEGRVISVSLGTAPTVQLMFSSRVNKSKAEKSRGQILQAFESVLSSAIILEIRYESKDGGEGVEDTYSNIALTRSFTKHSSVSSGGENLVSRLQKGRVAQGTSSNQTRWMQSDPHILTEGEIIEVGPSEMGWYGEPDTGAVASDKRRSVREAALSSQDQENIRPPGGTNEHDRQKNIVRGKVSLAHVINKAEACSQQGGWSRQKGMSITEKLEQENLRLEPRSSLLCWKASSTTRRKLSELKIRTRRSRALSRLVLCGRCISVKSPR, from the exons ATGCCGGCCCCGCCGGAAAGCGCGGCGGGCGGCAGCAGCGGGGAGCACCTCCGCGGCCACGCGCACCTCACCAACTGCATCCACCTGCGCCACCACCACGCGCACGGCCACGGCAGCGCGTCCGGCCGGCGGCGCAGCCCCCCCGAGTCCTCCGCGTCGCTCATGCGGGACCTCCTCGCGATGCAGCGCTCCCGCTCGCTCCGGGACCCCTCCACCCGCCGCTCCGTCGACTCCTCCTCCCGCGTCGCCGCCGAGCCCCCCGAGGACGACCCCCCCGCCCCCGCCCCAGGCCGCGGCGCGCTCAAGACCCTCCTCGACCAGCTCGCGGAGGACCCGCGCCCCagcgcccgccgcccgcgccgccggttCAGGCGCGGggccggccgccgcgccgcgcccgcTGCCGCGGACGCCGGCGGTCTGGATCGCGCTGGCGCCTTCTCCGCCAACTCCAGCTCCCAGGAGGCCGTCTGCGGCAACAGGTACTTCTTCGGCGCCGGCGCGGGCAGCGACGACAGCGAGGGGCTGCAGCCGCGCCCGCGGCCCCAGGCGTCGCAGGACTCGCGCAACGTCTGCGGCATCCCCTGGAACTGGTCGCGCCTCCACCACCGCAGCAAGTCCATCCTCGACATGGCCGGCCGGAGCCTCTCCTGCGGCCTGTCCGACCCCAAGTCGGCGGCCGCGGCGCGGAGGTCCTTGGCCGCCACTTCCTGCGGTGCCTACGCGGACGGGTCGCGTTCGCACCCGCACTTCCCGGTGACGGCGAGGCTGACGTCCTCCACCAGCTCCGACTCCGACTCACTGCCGCTGCTCGCCGAGGGCGCGCGGAATGGCATCCGCGCCATTTCCAGGAGCTTCTCTGGGGAGCTCGGGATTTTCTCCAATCAGAGCAGCGAGCTGGATTCCGACCTCATGTCCGAGGCGCGCTCGGGGCAGAAGTCGCGGGGCTCGCAGCGTGGCCGGCACCGGAGCCTCACTCAGAAGTATGCACCCAGGACTTTCAAGGACGTTGTTGGGCAGAGCTTGGTTGTGCAGGCGCTGTCCAATGCCATTCTCAAGAGGAAGATCGGGTCCGTCTATGTCTTCTATGGGCCGCACGGTACAGGCAAAACATCGTGTGCTCGGGTGTTCGCCAAGGCGCTGAACTGCCATTCTCCTGAACACCCCAAGCCTTGCGACACATGCGCGTCTTGTATCGCGCACAATCTGGGAAAGAGTAGAAGTTTGGTGGAGATTGGGCCTGTTGGTAACATTGACCTGGACAGCATTGTGGATATCCTTGACAATGTGATGCTTTCGCCGCTACCGGCGCACCACAGGGTGTTCATCGTGGATGATTGCAACACACTGCCGCCTGATACGTGGAGTGTCATATCGAAGGTTGTTGAGCGTGCACCTCGGCGTGTGGTTTTTGTTCTCATCAGCCCAAATCTCGACCTCCCACATATTATTATGTCAAGGTGCCAAAAGTTCTTCTTCCCCAAACTGAAGGAATGCGACATTGTCAACACTTTGCAGTGGATTTGTACTAGTGATGGCCTAGATGTCGATAGAGATGCCTTGAAGCTTATTGCTTCCCGGTCAGATGGGTCACTGAGGGATGCAGAGATGACCTTGGATCAATTGAGTTTGCTTGGGCAGAGAATTACAATGCCACTTGTTCAAGAACTT GCTGGCTTGGTTTCTGACGATAAATTGGTAAATTTGCTTGATTTGGCACTATCTGCTGACACTGCAAACACGGTGAAAGCTTTGCGTGATATTACTGAAACAGGTGTTGAACCTTTGTCCCTAATGTCTCAAGTCGCCACAATAATAACTGATATCCTTGCTGGCACCTACACATTCACACAGGAAAGAATTCGAAGAAGGTTCTTCAAACGTCCAACAT TATCAAAGGAGGATATGGAAAAACTGCGCCAGGCCTTGAAAACACTCTCTGAAGCTGAAAAACAGTTGAGGGTCTCTAATGATAAGATGACCTGGCTTACAGCTGCTCTGCTCCAGCTTGCTCCTGATAAACAGTATGTACTGCCAAGTTCATCGACAAGTACAAGTTTTAACCAGGGTTTGCCTACATACCCTGATGGTGATATAGCAAGGAACTCTGGTCCGCATGGGTTATCAAGAGCATCTGACCAAGAAAATCTGCAATACAGAAGAAATGCTAATCTGGGGATTTGTTCTAGCCATGTCACGGCAAACAATTACCATGGTGGAAGGAGACTCAGGGAACATACACCAGATGGCCATATGTTGTCAACAAGTGCTACCAGAATGAATGAAGGATCTAAATGTAGCAAAACTGACAACGAGATGATTTGGCAAGCTGTTCTAGAAAATGTCGAGTCAGATTCGTTGAGAAAAATGATGGCTAAAGAGGGACGGGTGATTTCTGTTAGCCTTGGCACAG CACCAACTGTGCAGTTAATGTTCAGTTCTCGAGTGAATAAGTCCAAAGCTGAAAAGTCCAGGGGTCAAATTTTGCAAGCATTTGAGTCTGTTCTTTCTTCTGCTATAATACTTGAAATCCGATATGAATCGAAGGATGGTGGAGAAGGTGTTGAGGATACCTATTCCAACATTGCTTTAACGAGGTCTTTCACGAAACATAGTTCAGTTTCTTCTGGAGGTGAGAATTTAGTTAGCAGGCTCCAGAAAGGCAGAGTTGCCCAGGGTACTAGCTCAAATCAGACAAGATGGATGCAATCTGATCCACACATATTGACTGAAGGTGAGATTATTGAAGTGGGCCCTTCTGAAATGGGATGGTACGGGGAACCAGATACTGGTGCTGTTGCCTCAGATAAAAGAAGAAGTGTACGGGAAGCAGCTTTGTCATCACAAGACCAAGAAAATATACGTCCTCCAGGAGGAACAAATGAACATGATCGACAAAAAAATATAGTAAGAGGTAAGGTATCTCTTGCTCATGTTATTAACAAGGCGGAAGCTTGTTCTCAACAAGGAGGCTGGTCAAGACAAAAAGGCATGTCAATAACAGAAAAGTTAGAGCAAGAGAATTT GAGATTAGAGCCTAGGTCGAGTCTGCTTTGTTGGAAAGCTTCGAGCACTACTAGACGGAAG